A DNA window from Stenotrophomonas sp. 57 contains the following coding sequences:
- the ndk gene encoding nucleoside-diphosphate kinase has product MALERTLSIIKPDAVAKNVIGEIYARFEKAGLKVVAAKYKQLSRREAEGFYAVHRERPFFNALVEFMISGPVMIQALEGENAVLAHRDLLGATNPKEAAAGTIRADFAESIDANAAHGSDSVENAAIEIAYFFAATEVVSR; this is encoded by the coding sequence ATGGCGCTGGAGCGCACCCTTTCGATCATCAAGCCGGACGCCGTTGCCAAGAACGTCATCGGCGAAATCTACGCCCGCTTCGAGAAGGCCGGCCTGAAGGTCGTGGCCGCCAAGTACAAGCAGCTGTCGCGCCGTGAAGCCGAAGGCTTCTACGCCGTCCACCGCGAGCGTCCGTTCTTCAACGCGCTGGTCGAGTTCATGATCTCCGGCCCGGTGATGATCCAGGCCCTGGAAGGCGAGAACGCCGTCCTGGCCCACCGCGACCTGCTGGGCGCCACCAACCCGAAGGAAGCCGCCGCCGGTACCATCCGCGCCGACTTCGCCGAATCCATCGATGCCAACGCCGCCCACGGCTCGGACTCGGTCGAGAATGCCGCGATTGAAATCGCCTACTTCTTCGCCGCCACCGAAGTCGTTTCGCGCTGA
- the rlmN gene encoding 23S rRNA (adenine(2503)-C(2))-methyltransferase RlmN, whose protein sequence is MNEVVQSPAIQPLPKSAPTAGKQNLLDLDRAGLEQFFVEKLGEKKFRAHQVMKWIHHRYVTDFDEMTDLGKVLRAKLQAHAEVVVPNIVFDKPSADGTHKWLLAMGVDGKNAIETVYIPDKTRGTLCVSSQVGCGLNCTFCSTATQGFNRNLTTAEIIGQVWVAARHLGNVPHQMRRLTNVVMMGMGEPLMNFDNVVRAMSVMRDDLGYGLANKRVTLSTSGLVPQIDRLSAESDVSLAVSLHAPNDALRETLVPLNKKYPIAELMASCARYLRANKRRESVTFEYTLMKGINDKPEHARELARLMHQFDNAVQARDSGKVNLIPFNPFPGTRYERSDEAQIRAFQKILLDSNVLTMVRRTRGDDIDAACGQLKGQVMDRTRRQAEFNKTLQAGKGSDAAA, encoded by the coding sequence GTGAACGAGGTCGTACAGTCCCCCGCCATCCAGCCGCTGCCGAAGTCGGCACCCACGGCTGGCAAGCAGAACCTGCTCGACCTCGATCGCGCGGGCCTGGAACAGTTTTTCGTCGAAAAGCTCGGCGAGAAGAAGTTCCGTGCCCATCAGGTGATGAAGTGGATCCACCATCGCTACGTCACCGACTTCGATGAAATGACCGATCTCGGCAAGGTCCTGCGCGCCAAGCTGCAGGCCCATGCCGAGGTCGTTGTCCCCAACATCGTGTTCGACAAGCCCTCCGCCGACGGCACCCACAAGTGGCTGCTGGCGATGGGTGTGGATGGCAAGAACGCCATCGAGACCGTGTACATCCCGGACAAGACCCGCGGCACGCTGTGCGTGTCCTCGCAGGTCGGTTGCGGCCTGAACTGCACGTTCTGCTCCACCGCCACCCAGGGCTTCAACCGCAACCTGACCACCGCCGAGATCATCGGCCAGGTGTGGGTTGCCGCGCGCCACCTGGGTAACGTGCCGCACCAGATGCGCCGTCTCACCAACGTGGTGATGATGGGCATGGGCGAGCCGCTGATGAATTTCGACAACGTCGTGCGCGCCATGAGCGTGATGCGTGACGATCTGGGCTACGGCCTGGCCAACAAGCGCGTGACCCTGTCGACCTCCGGCCTGGTGCCGCAGATCGACCGCCTGTCCGCCGAAAGCGACGTGTCGCTGGCCGTTTCCCTGCATGCGCCGAATGACGCACTGCGCGAAACGCTGGTGCCGTTGAACAAGAAGTACCCGATCGCCGAGCTGATGGCCTCGTGTGCCCGTTACCTGCGCGCCAACAAGCGCCGCGAATCGGTCACCTTCGAGTACACCCTGATGAAGGGCATCAACGACAAGCCCGAGCATGCCCGCGAACTGGCCCGCCTGATGCACCAGTTCGACAACGCGGTGCAGGCCAGGGACTCGGGCAAGGTCAACCTGATCCCCTTCAACCCGTTCCCGGGCACCCGCTACGAGCGCTCCGACGAGGCGCAAATCCGCGCTTTCCAGAAGATCCTGCTCGACAGCAACGTGCTGACCATGGTCCGCCGCACCCGTGGCGACGACATTGACGCCGCCTGTGGCCAGCTCAAGGGCCAGGTGATGGACCGTACCCGCCGCCAGGCCGAATTCAACAAGACGCTGCAGGCGGGGAAGGGGAGCGATGCCGCGGCCTGA
- a CDS encoding tetratricopeptide repeat protein → MPRPDRLWLVLLAGTLALAVGGCKSHPKAKLGPSEAPVYSVRDPDGVRQQVRWQELLSLAGRDIQAGNLDAAERKAREAQKLMPASPDALVLLAGIDERRGRSQQAGENFRKAAELAPQRGDVLNNYGAWLCQQGQAAESLIWFDRAQRAPGNAAAAEAQANAGGCALDAGQFERAERDLRAALATLPGNPVALEAMAQLSFRQGRYMEARAFAERRIAAAPATRSVLQLASQIEARLGDRAASDRYLQRIRQEFPQEAGS, encoded by the coding sequence ATGCCGCGGCCTGACCGCCTCTGGCTGGTTCTGCTCGCAGGCACGCTGGCTCTTGCGGTCGGCGGCTGCAAATCCCATCCAAAAGCCAAGCTGGGCCCCAGTGAGGCGCCGGTCTACTCCGTCCGTGACCCGGACGGGGTACGGCAGCAGGTGCGCTGGCAGGAGTTGCTGTCCCTGGCTGGCCGCGACATCCAGGCCGGTAATCTCGATGCTGCCGAGCGCAAGGCGCGCGAAGCCCAGAAGCTGATGCCCGCGTCCCCCGACGCTCTGGTGCTGCTTGCCGGCATCGACGAGCGTCGCGGTCGCAGCCAGCAGGCTGGCGAGAACTTCCGCAAGGCCGCGGAACTGGCGCCGCAACGCGGCGACGTGCTCAACAACTATGGTGCCTGGCTTTGCCAGCAGGGCCAGGCGGCCGAATCGCTGATCTGGTTCGATCGTGCCCAGAGGGCGCCGGGCAACGCCGCTGCGGCCGAAGCACAGGCCAACGCCGGCGGCTGTGCGCTGGATGCAGGGCAGTTCGAGCGTGCCGAGCGCGACCTGCGCGCGGCGCTGGCGACCCTGCCCGGCAACCCGGTCGCATTGGAGGCCATGGCCCAGCTCAGCTTCCGCCAGGGCCGCTACATGGAGGCCCGGGCCTTCGCCGAACGTAGGATTGCGGCTGCACCCGCAACGCGTTCCGTGTTACAACTTGCGTCTCAAATCGAAGCGCGGCTTGGGGATAGGGCGGCATCTGACCGCTATCTCCAGCGGATTCGACAGGAATTTCCGCAGGAAGCGGGCTCCTAA
- a CDS encoding RodZ domain-containing protein, with product MIDDQTVSALETAAGCGTRLRQAREAAGLTLEDVGSRLRMPVQVVKSLEEEQWQKLGAPVFVRGQLRSYARLLGVDISQLLEQAQVGPVVPPTLVSHTHTPRARRIAENLGRRMLYVGITAVLAVPVWFATRGHFDGSATPSPNTASLDAIPAAVPVTPSAAGVEPSAPAEVASAPASKPAATPYVASLAPVPRSAPAAPAAVGNTLEMQFSGDSWVDIGGPDGATVEKALIKSGESRSFTPGQVTRVTLGNASAVQVQQNGAIVDLTPYQRANVARFQVSSEGSVVPVSH from the coding sequence GTGATTGATGACCAGACTGTGAGCGCTCTCGAGACTGCGGCCGGCTGCGGCACCCGCCTGCGCCAGGCCCGTGAAGCGGCCGGACTGACCCTTGAGGATGTCGGCTCGCGCCTGCGCATGCCGGTCCAGGTGGTCAAGTCGCTGGAAGAGGAACAGTGGCAGAAGCTGGGGGCGCCGGTGTTCGTGCGCGGCCAGCTGCGCAGCTACGCGCGCCTGCTGGGCGTGGATATCAGCCAGCTGCTGGAACAGGCCCAGGTCGGGCCCGTAGTGCCGCCCACGCTGGTCAGCCATACCCATACCCCGCGTGCACGCCGCATTGCCGAGAACCTCGGCCGTCGCATGCTGTATGTCGGCATCACCGCGGTGCTGGCCGTGCCGGTGTGGTTCGCCACCCGCGGCCATTTCGATGGCAGCGCCACCCCGTCGCCGAATACCGCCTCACTGGACGCCATCCCGGCTGCCGTGCCGGTAACCCCGTCGGCTGCGGGTGTCGAGCCCTCGGCACCGGCTGAAGTCGCGAGTGCCCCGGCCAGCAAGCCGGCAGCGACCCCGTACGTGGCCTCGCTGGCCCCGGTGCCGCGTTCGGCCCCGGCCGCCCCGGCCGCTGTCGGCAATACGCTGGAGATGCAGTTCAGCGGCGACAGCTGGGTCGATATCGGTGGTCCGGACGGCGCCACCGTCGAAAAGGCGCTGATCAAGTCCGGCGAGAGCCGCAGCTTCACCCCGGGCCAGGTGACCCGGGTGACCCTGGGCAACGCTTCGGCGGTCCAGGTTCAGCAGAACGGCGCTATCGTCGATCTGACCCCCTACCAGCGAGCCAACGTGGCACGCTTTCAGGTATCCTCTGAAGGCTCCGTAGTCCCGGTTTCGCACTGA
- a CDS encoding tetratricopeptide repeat protein: MAIDDLLDEHEQSERVRSWLRKNGASILGGVVIAIGAIAGWQWYQKDQGGKLASANAEYQKALVGLQQNKLDDAAKAVKALEAGPSSIYGDLAALQLAKAQVDAGKNEEALATLRGVKVEGDLQRVVDQRVARLLVATGKSDEAIKLLGSATDSSSLEIHGDALMAQGKRDGAREQYEKALKSLDVAAPQRRLLETKVMDAGGTVAAPAESV, from the coding sequence ATGGCGATCGACGATCTGCTCGACGAGCACGAACAAAGTGAACGCGTCCGCAGCTGGCTGCGGAAGAATGGCGCCAGCATCCTCGGTGGCGTGGTCATCGCCATCGGTGCCATTGCCGGCTGGCAGTGGTACCAGAAGGATCAGGGCGGCAAGCTGGCCTCGGCCAACGCCGAGTACCAGAAGGCCCTGGTCGGCCTGCAGCAGAACAAGCTCGACGACGCTGCCAAGGCAGTGAAGGCGCTCGAAGCCGGTCCGTCCAGCATCTACGGCGACCTCGCGGCGCTGCAGCTGGCCAAGGCCCAGGTCGACGCCGGCAAGAATGAAGAAGCGCTGGCCACCCTGCGCGGCGTGAAGGTCGAAGGCGACCTGCAGCGCGTGGTCGACCAGCGTGTGGCCCGCCTGCTGGTGGCCACCGGCAAGAGCGACGAAGCCATCAAGCTGCTGGGCAGCGCCACCGACAGCAGCAGCCTGGAAATCCATGGCGACGCGCTGATGGCGCAGGGCAAGCGCGATGGTGCCCGTGAACAGTACGAGAAGGCGCTGAAGTCGCTGGACGTGGCAGCGCCGCAGCGGCGCCTGCTGGAAACCAAGGTTATGGATGCCGGCGGCACGGTCGCCGCCCCTGCGGAGTCGGTTTGA
- the bamB gene encoding outer membrane protein assembly factor BamB: protein MSQKVMITRVATVLLMGMALTGCSTMKGWFAGKDAAAKKAQEPAELVKFEPSVKVNKAWSVNLGKGERRIGVRQGPAVANGHVFAAAITGGVHAIDLQTGKKVWTWEPTKEKKKPKLRLSGGPGVGENLVVIGTLDGQVIALDINDGSEKWRARVPGEVIAAPAVAQGLVFVRSNDGRVTAFDAGNGTQKWFNPSELPALTVRGNAPVVTGPGVLFIGKDEGAVAALAMQDGRTLWEQNIGNGEGRTELERMADVDGAPVLDGNTLFVSSFKNQTMAIEGPTGRPLWARDHGGAGGVAVSSGNVFVTDNKGGVFGLDKATGAAMWSQTELARRSLTGPALHGDYVVVGDYKGYVHWLKTSDGAMAARAKSGGDALLAQPVVVDGVLLVQNVDGKLTAFRLAN, encoded by the coding sequence ATGAGTCAGAAGGTCATGATCACCCGCGTCGCCACCGTGCTCCTGATGGGCATGGCCCTGACCGGCTGCAGCACCATGAAGGGCTGGTTCGCCGGCAAGGACGCAGCAGCGAAGAAGGCCCAGGAGCCGGCTGAGCTGGTCAAGTTCGAGCCGAGCGTCAAGGTCAACAAGGCCTGGTCGGTCAACCTCGGCAAGGGCGAGCGCCGCATCGGCGTGCGCCAGGGCCCGGCCGTTGCCAATGGCCATGTGTTCGCTGCGGCGATCACCGGTGGCGTGCACGCCATCGACCTGCAGACCGGCAAGAAGGTCTGGACCTGGGAACCGACCAAGGAAAAGAAGAAGCCGAAGCTGCGCCTGTCCGGTGGCCCGGGTGTGGGTGAGAACCTGGTCGTGATCGGCACGCTCGATGGCCAGGTCATTGCCCTGGACATCAACGACGGCAGCGAAAAGTGGCGCGCCCGTGTTCCGGGTGAAGTGATTGCCGCGCCGGCCGTGGCCCAGGGCCTGGTGTTCGTGCGCAGCAACGACGGCCGCGTGACCGCTTTCGATGCCGGCAACGGCACCCAGAAGTGGTTCAACCCGAGCGAGCTGCCGGCGCTGACCGTGCGCGGCAACGCGCCGGTGGTGACCGGCCCGGGCGTGCTGTTCATCGGCAAGGACGAAGGCGCGGTTGCCGCGCTCGCCATGCAGGATGGCCGCACCCTGTGGGAGCAGAACATCGGCAACGGCGAAGGCCGTACCGAGCTGGAGCGCATGGCCGACGTGGACGGCGCCCCCGTGCTGGACGGCAACACCCTCTTCGTGAGCAGCTTCAAGAACCAGACCATGGCCATCGAGGGCCCGACCGGTCGCCCGCTGTGGGCGCGTGACCATGGCGGTGCAGGTGGCGTGGCGGTGTCGTCGGGCAATGTGTTCGTCACCGACAACAAGGGTGGCGTGTTCGGCCTGGACAAGGCGACCGGCGCTGCCATGTGGTCGCAGACCGAGCTGGCGCGTCGTTCGCTGACCGGTCCGGCGCTGCACGGTGATTACGTGGTCGTTGGCGACTACAAGGGATACGTGCACTGGTTGAAGACCTCCGATGGTGCGATGGCGGCACGGGCGAAGAGCGGCGGTGACGCTCTCCTGGCCCAGCCGGTCGTCGTCGACGGGGTGCTGCTGGTGCAGAACGTGGATGGCAAGCTGACCGCCTTCCGGTTGGCAAATTAA
- the der gene encoding ribosome biogenesis GTPase Der yields MLPLVALVGRPNVGKSTIFNALTRTRDALVHDQPGVTRDRNYGVCRLDEDNHFLVVDTGGIAGEDEGLAGATTRQARAAAAEADLILFVVDAREGTSALDDEILAWLRKLSRPTLLLINKIDGTDEDSVRSEFARYGFGEMLTVSAAHRQGLDDLLDEVIQRLPEEGSGEELDNDPNRIRIAFVGRPNVGKSTLVNRILGEERMIASDVPGTTRDSIAVDLERDGREYRLIDTAGLRRRSRVDEVVEKFSVVKTMQSIEQCQVAVLMLDATEGVTDQDATVLGAVLDAGRALVIAINKWDGLTEYQREQAETMLSLKLGFVPWAESVRISAKHGSGLRELFRAVHRAHESANKTFTTSEVNKALEVAYETNPPPTIRGHVSKLRYVHPAGANPPTFIVHGTRLKELQESYKRYLENFFRKRFKLIGTPVSFIFREGTNPYEGKKNVLTERQVKAKRRLMKHVKGK; encoded by the coding sequence ATGCTGCCTTTGGTCGCCCTGGTTGGACGGCCGAATGTCGGCAAGTCGACTATTTTCAATGCGCTTACGCGCACCCGCGACGCGCTGGTCCATGACCAGCCCGGCGTTACCCGTGACCGCAACTACGGCGTCTGCCGCCTCGACGAGGACAACCATTTCCTCGTCGTGGATACCGGCGGTATCGCCGGCGAGGACGAAGGCCTGGCGGGCGCCACCACGCGCCAGGCGCGTGCTGCCGCGGCCGAAGCCGATCTGATCCTGTTCGTCGTCGACGCCCGCGAGGGCACCTCGGCGCTGGACGACGAGATCCTGGCCTGGCTGCGCAAGTTGTCGCGCCCGACGCTGCTGCTGATCAACAAGATCGACGGCACCGACGAGGACAGCGTGCGGTCCGAGTTCGCCCGTTACGGCTTCGGCGAAATGCTGACCGTCTCGGCCGCGCATCGCCAGGGCCTGGACGATCTGCTGGACGAAGTGATCCAGCGCCTGCCGGAAGAAGGCAGCGGCGAAGAACTGGACAACGATCCGAACCGGATCCGCATTGCCTTCGTCGGCCGCCCGAACGTGGGCAAGTCGACTCTGGTCAACCGCATCCTCGGCGAGGAGCGCATGATCGCCTCCGACGTGCCGGGCACCACCCGCGACTCGATTGCAGTGGACCTCGAGCGCGACGGTCGCGAATACCGCCTGATCGACACCGCCGGCCTGCGCCGCCGTTCGCGCGTGGACGAGGTCGTCGAGAAATTCTCGGTGGTCAAGACCATGCAGTCGATCGAGCAGTGCCAGGTGGCCGTGCTGATGCTGGATGCCACCGAAGGCGTGACCGACCAGGACGCCACTGTGCTCGGTGCGGTGCTCGACGCCGGCCGTGCGCTGGTGATCGCCATCAACAAGTGGGATGGCCTGACCGAGTACCAGCGCGAGCAGGCTGAAACCATGCTGTCGCTGAAGCTGGGCTTCGTGCCGTGGGCCGAATCGGTGCGCATCTCGGCCAAGCACGGCTCGGGCCTGCGCGAGCTGTTCCGTGCGGTGCACCGCGCGCACGAATCGGCGAACAAGACCTTCACCACCAGCGAAGTGAACAAGGCGCTGGAAGTGGCCTACGAGACCAACCCGCCGCCGACCATCCGCGGCCACGTCTCCAAGCTGCGCTACGTGCACCCGGCCGGCGCCAACCCGCCGACCTTCATCGTGCACGGCACGCGCCTGAAGGAACTGCAGGAGTCGTACAAGCGCTACCTGGAGAACTTCTTCCGCAAGCGTTTCAAGCTGATCGGCACGCCGGTGAGCTTCATCTTCCGCGAGGGTACCAACCCGTACGAGGGCAAGAAGAACGTCCTCACCGAGCGGCAGGTCAAGGCCAAGCGGCGCTTGATGAAGCACGTCAAGGGCAAGTGA
- the moeB gene encoding molybdopterin-synthase adenylyltransferase MoeB gives MSIPELSPQQAHERLAHGAVLIDVREAHERAGGMAEGARGVAKAELQADPAAHLPRQDQHILLICQSGKRSADAAQFLLEAGYTNVASVTGGTVAWREQSLPLVQPLSSAADRDFFDRYSRHLLLPQVGEAGQRRLQQSRVLVLGAGGLGAPAGFYLAAAGVGHLRFADHDRVERSNLHRQIVHTEASVGQLKVDSARERLLALNPSIEVEAVPERVTSENVDVLLYGVDVVLDGSDNFPLRYLLNDACIKHAKPLVYAAIERFDGQVSVFDAGRQRGVAPCYRCLFPEPPPPEFAPNCSEAGVLGVLPGLAGVLQATEVLKLLLGIGEPLVGRLLRFDALGMRFRETGIRPDPQCPVCAPGVPFPGYIDYAAFCRGG, from the coding sequence ATGAGCATTCCCGAGCTTTCCCCGCAGCAGGCGCATGAACGCCTCGCCCACGGCGCCGTGCTGATCGATGTGCGCGAGGCGCACGAACGGGCCGGCGGCATGGCCGAAGGCGCGCGTGGCGTGGCCAAGGCCGAGCTGCAGGCCGACCCGGCCGCGCATCTGCCACGGCAGGACCAGCACATCCTGTTGATCTGCCAGAGCGGCAAGCGCTCGGCCGATGCCGCGCAGTTCCTGCTGGAGGCAGGCTACACAAATGTCGCTTCCGTGACCGGCGGCACCGTGGCCTGGCGCGAACAGTCGCTGCCGTTGGTGCAGCCGCTGTCCAGCGCCGCCGACCGTGATTTCTTTGATCGTTATTCACGCCACCTGCTGCTGCCGCAGGTCGGCGAAGCCGGGCAGCGCCGGTTGCAGCAATCACGCGTGCTGGTGCTGGGCGCGGGCGGCCTGGGTGCGCCGGCCGGCTTCTATCTGGCCGCAGCCGGGGTAGGGCATCTGCGTTTTGCCGACCATGACCGCGTGGAGCGCAGCAACCTGCACCGGCAGATCGTGCATACCGAGGCCAGCGTCGGCCAGCTCAAGGTCGATTCGGCGCGCGAGCGGTTGCTGGCACTCAACCCGTCGATCGAGGTCGAGGCCGTGCCTGAGCGGGTCACATCCGAGAACGTGGATGTGCTGCTGTACGGCGTGGACGTGGTGCTGGACGGCTCGGACAACTTCCCGCTGCGCTACCTGCTCAACGATGCCTGCATCAAGCACGCCAAGCCGCTGGTGTATGCCGCCATCGAGCGCTTTGACGGCCAGGTAAGCGTGTTTGACGCTGGCCGCCAGCGTGGCGTGGCGCCGTGCTACCGCTGCCTGTTCCCCGAACCGCCGCCGCCGGAGTTTGCGCCGAACTGTTCCGAGGCCGGTGTGCTCGGCGTGTTGCCCGGCCTGGCTGGGGTGCTGCAGGCCACCGAGGTGCTGAAGCTGCTGCTCGGCATCGGCGAGCCGCTGGTCGGCCGCCTGCTGCGCTTCGATGCGCTGGGCATGCGCTTCCGCGAGACCGGCATCCGGCCCGACCCGCAGTGCCCGGTGTGCGCGCCGGGCGTGCCGTTCCCGGGGTATATCGATTACGCCGCCTTCTGCCGGGGCGGGTGA